The following proteins are co-located in the Clostridiales bacterium genome:
- a CDS encoding cytochrome C551, whose amino-acid sequence MADKKITCKDCGTEFIFTENEQAFYKEKGFDNEPQRCQPCRAAKKQQMRNNRGNGNRY is encoded by the coding sequence ATGGCTGATAAAAAAATTACATGCAAAGACTGCGGAACAGAGTTCATCTTCACAGAAAATGAGCAGGCATTTTACAAGGAAAAGGGTTTTGATAACGAACCTCAGAGATGCCAGCCCTGCAGAGCGGCAAAAAAACAGCAGATGAGAAATAATAGAGGCAATGGAAACAGATATTAA
- a CDS encoding NAD(P)/FAD-dependent oxidoreductase: MPKSIIIIGAGMGGLTAGIYGQKNGFETRIYEMNHRPGGQCTSWKRGEYTFDACIHHLMGCAPKSKLNMFWREIGAMSANFVRTKECVSVASSDGTVFYDYYDPDELEKHLLQLSPQDKGVISEYIQGIRKASKFDMTGNLIMGNYLGILLHLPAVLGNMKWFKVSMGQFAERFRDPFLKKAFPLLVYSNPEVPVFLHMMRHASGYKRDIAWPIGASNAFVAGIVKQYEGLGGKIHLRRKVEKIITEHGRAVGIRLADGTEEFADIVISNADGRKTLLELLDGSFMDDTLRSYCAEPADLSEFAVTVYIGVNRDLTKEPSSMILLLDEPVTLGDQIFNSLEMQAYGFDKTMAPEGKGVIKVEFRSTYSYWKELSSNKEDYNAEKKKTADRVIGLLEARFPGIKEQVEAVDVSTLLTWERFMGGTHGFNNAPSKEPDFISSMVSPKGMTVPGLKNFYFTGIWTTGAGALFLNALSGKKAIKKICKENGMKFQTEDK, encoded by the coding sequence TTGCCAAAATCAATCATTATCATCGGCGCAGGGATGGGCGGTTTGACTGCGGGAATTTATGGACAGAAAAACGGATTTGAAACGAGAATCTATGAGATGAATCATAGGCCCGGGGGTCAATGCACCTCGTGGAAGCGCGGTGAATATACCTTTGATGCCTGCATCCACCATCTTATGGGTTGCGCACCAAAATCAAAGCTGAATATGTTCTGGCGTGAGATCGGAGCAATGTCGGCAAATTTTGTCAGGACAAAGGAATGTGTCAGTGTAGCATCTTCCGATGGAACCGTATTTTATGATTATTACGATCCCGATGAATTGGAAAAACATCTTCTCCAGCTTTCTCCTCAGGACAAGGGTGTCATCAGCGAATATATTCAAGGGATTCGCAAAGCATCCAAATTCGATATGACCGGAAATCTGATCATGGGAAATTATCTGGGAATTCTGCTTCATTTACCCGCTGTACTTGGAAACATGAAGTGGTTTAAAGTCAGCATGGGACAATTTGCCGAGCGTTTTCGTGATCCATTTTTAAAAAAAGCGTTTCCTCTGCTGGTCTACTCCAATCCAGAAGTGCCGGTATTTCTGCATATGATGCGTCATGCATCAGGCTACAAGCGAGATATCGCTTGGCCTATTGGTGCCAGCAATGCTTTTGTAGCTGGAATTGTGAAACAATATGAGGGACTGGGCGGAAAAATCCATCTGCGCAGAAAGGTAGAGAAAATCATCACAGAGCATGGCAGAGCTGTTGGAATCAGACTTGCTGACGGCACTGAGGAATTTGCAGATATCGTCATTTCCAACGCGGACGGACGGAAAACACTGCTGGAACTGCTTGACGGAAGCTTTATGGATGATACGCTTCGTTCGTATTGTGCCGAGCCTGCTGATCTGTCCGAGTTTGCAGTTACAGTTTACATTGGCGTGAACCGTGATCTTACAAAGGAGCCATCCAGCATGATTTTGCTTCTGGATGAACCTGTAACTCTGGGAGATCAGATCTTTAACTCACTGGAGATGCAGGCTTATGGCTTCGACAAGACCATGGCGCCGGAGGGAAAAGGTGTGATCAAGGTTGAGTTTCGATCTACTTATTCCTATTGGAAAGAACTTTCTTCAAACAAAGAAGACTACAATGCAGAAAAGAAAAAGACAGCAGATCGGGTGATTGGGCTGCTTGAAGCCAGATTTCCCGGTATCAAGGAACAGGTAGAAGCGGTGGATGTATCCACACTGCTGACCTGGGAGCGATTTATGGGCGGAACCCATGGCTTTAACAATGCACCAAGCAAGGAACCGGATTTTATCAGCAGCATGGTGAGTCCTAAGGGGATGACGGTTCCCGGACTAAAGAATTTTTATTTTACGGGAATTTGGACGACGGGAGCTGGTGCATTATTTCTCAATGCCTTGTCCGGCAAGAAGGCTATTAAAAAGATCTGTAAAGAAAACGGAATGAAGTTTCAAACTGAAGATAAATAA
- a CDS encoding DUF421 domain-containing protein, with translation MIYLIITLRIVSIMALFLFLILKTGRRKLSELPVYDFLSIIVIGSVIGADIAEPDVPHLPTLFAVVLIIVLQYLVSCVLLYNKKIARKITFGPTVVIQNGQFIKSNMKRLKYPVENVMMALREKDIFDLNEVEFAIIEGSGNISVLKKPEFLPVTPSDMKLKAEQKNLAVPLIIDGKLQEGNLKQLNHDKAWLAKQLAQFDVQNYSEVFFADCTPEGKLFVSKMTETDNFNDKFDL, from the coding sequence ATGATATATCTTATCATCACGCTCAGAATTGTTTCTATAATGGCACTGTTTCTTTTCTTAATTTTAAAAACAGGCAGGCGCAAGCTCAGCGAGCTTCCTGTCTATGACTTCCTTTCCATCATCGTTATAGGAAGCGTCATTGGAGCCGATATTGCCGAACCGGATGTTCCCCATCTCCCCACCTTATTTGCAGTGGTCCTCATCATTGTACTTCAATACCTGGTGAGCTGTGTTCTTTTATATAATAAAAAAATCGCCCGGAAGATCACCTTCGGCCCAACCGTTGTGATTCAGAATGGTCAGTTCATCAAATCCAACATGAAACGACTGAAATATCCGGTGGAAAATGTCATGATGGCGCTCAGGGAAAAGGATATCTTTGATTTGAATGAGGTTGAATTTGCCATCATAGAAGGCAGCGGCAATATCAGCGTATTAAAAAAGCCAGAATTCCTGCCGGTAACGCCCTCAGACATGAAGCTGAAAGCGGAGCAGAAGAATCTGGCCGTACCGCTCATCATCGACGGCAAGCTCCAGGAGGGCAATCTCAAGCAGCTGAACCATGATAAAGCTTGGCTGGCAAAGCAGTTGGCACAATTTGACGTTCAAAATTACAGCGAGGTTTTCTTTGCAGACTGCACTCCCGAAGGGAAATTATTCGTATCGAAAATGACTGAAACTGATAATTTCAATGATAAATTCGATCTTTAA